Proteins from a genomic interval of Oxyura jamaicensis isolate SHBP4307 breed ruddy duck chromosome 10, BPBGC_Ojam_1.0, whole genome shotgun sequence:
- the RHCG gene encoding ammonium transporter Rh type C yields the protein MERPRHQGMAKNTYMRWRLPLVCLLWEVAMIILFGVFVRFGPEADAHWEEEKHKMNLTSDIENDFYFRYPSFQDVHVMIFVGFGFLMTFLKRYGFGAVGFNFLLAAFGIQWALLMQGWFHSFQNGKILIGVENLINADFCVGSVCVAFGAILGKTSPIQLLVMTLFQVTLFAVNEYILLNLLHVKDAGGSMTIHTFGAYFGLTVTRVLYRPNLEQSKDKQGSVYHSDLFAMIGTLYLWMYWPSFNSAISEHGDAQHRAAINTYCSLAACVLTTMAFSSMLQKKGKLDMVHIQNATLAGGVAVGTSAEMMLTPYGSLIVGFICGIVSTVGYVYLTPVLESRLHIQDTCGIHNLHGMPGLIGGIVGAITAAAATEDVYGKEGFIKAFDFTGSYKTRTPSVQGGFQAAGIFVSLLMAFAGGVLPGAILKLPIWGDAADENCFEDDIYWEVPEDEESDVYHMHNPDKPASP from the exons ATGGAGCGGCCAAGGCACCAGGGGATGGCGAAGAACACCTACATGCGCTGGCGGCTCCCACTCGTCTGCCTCCTTTGGGAGGTGGCCATGATCATCCTCTTCGGCGTCTTTGTGCGCTTCGGCCCCGAAGCTGATGCCCActgggaggaagagaagcacAAGATGAACCTGACCAGCGACATCGAGAACGATTTCTACTTCCGATACCCGT CTTTCCAGGACGTCCACGTGATGATCTTTGTGGGCTTTGGCTTCCTCATGACATTCCTCAAGCGTTATGGATTCGGAGCCGTGGGTTTCAATTTCCTCCTTGCCGCCTTTGGGATCCAGTGGGCTCTCCTGATGCAAGGCTGGTTCCACTCTTTCCAGAACGGGAAGATCCTCATTGGAGTGGAGAA CCTAATCAATGCTGATTTCTGCGTGGGTTCTGTGTGTGTTGCCTTTGGGGCCATCCTGGGCAAAACCAGCCCCATACAGCTCCTCGTCATGACCTTGTTTCAAGTCACGCTCTTTGCAGTGAATGAGTATATCCTCCTCAACCTGCTTCAC GTTAAGGATGCAGGTGGCTCCATGACCATTCACACCTTCGGAGCCTACTTTGGCCTCACCGTGACACGCGTCCTGTACAGACCCAACCTGGAGCAGAGCAAGGACAAGCAGGGCTCTGTGTACCACTCTGACCTCTTCGCTATGATCG GTACCCTCTATCTGTGGATGTACTGGCCCAGTTTTAACTCAGCCATTTCTGAGCACGGGGATGCCCAGCACCGCGCTGCCATTAACACATACTGCTCGCTGGCTGCTTGTGTCCTCACCACCATGGCCTTCTCCAGcatgctgcagaagaaaggcaAGCTGGACATG GTCCACATCCAGAACGCAACGCTGGCTGGCGGTGTGGCTGTGGGCACCAGCGCGGAGATGATGCTGACTCCATACGGCTCCCTCATTGTCGGATTCATCTGTGGCATCGTGTCCACGGTGGGGTATGTCTACCTCACG CCTGTTTTGGAGTCCAGGTTGCACATCCAGGACACATGTGGCATCCACAACCTCCACGGCATGCCAGGCCTTATTGGGGGCATTGTGGGAGCCAtcactgcagctgcagccacagagGATGTATATGGAAAGGAAGG GTTTATCAAGGCATTTGACTTCACTGGCAGCTACAAGACGCGGACACCCAGTGTCCAAGGAGGGTTCCAGGCAGCTGGCATTTTCGTGTCTCTGCTGATGGCTTtcgctggggggg TTCTTCCAGGGGCCATCCTGAAGCTGCCCATCTGGGGTGATGCAGCCGACGAGAACTGCTTCGAGGATGATATCTACTGGGAG GTGCCTGAGGACGAGGAGAGCGATGTGTACCACATGCACAACCCCGACAAGCCTGCCTCGCCATGA